The Pseudofrankia inefficax genome window below encodes:
- a CDS encoding RsmB/NOP family class I SAM-dependent RNA methyltransferase, with protein MLAWEVLRAVDERGAYANLLLPSLLAQRRLTGRDRGFATELTYGALRAQGLLDGLLDTVTSRPVATVDPGLRDALRLGTYQLLRTRVPARAAVGTTVDLVRATAGERPVRFANAVLRRVADRVAETGGDIATMLSAPAFDRDPFGHLAVVTAHPRWIVEVFADALDGDLDETRAALQADDTRPAVHLVAPPDQLSRDELLAEVHEAGLAGEPGRYSPFAVVLAGGDPGALPAVAAHRAAVQDEGSQLVALALARTPTVGPDSGVTVDLCAGPGGKAALLAALLTSGQVGETLGLPEPALLAFEPRASRAGLVAAALAGRPGAFAVRADGRYPPLPAGRVDRVLVDAPCTGLGALRRRPEARWRKLASDATALARLQRQLLVSALDLVRPGGVVAYVTCSPHPAESVEVVASVVEQRDAVTLLDARQSLPGVPALGEGPFVQLWPHRHGTDAMFLALLRRDS; from the coding sequence ATGCTCGCCTGGGAGGTGCTGCGGGCCGTCGACGAACGCGGCGCCTACGCGAACCTGCTGCTGCCGAGCCTGCTCGCCCAGCGCCGGCTCACCGGCCGGGACCGCGGCTTCGCCACCGAGCTGACCTACGGCGCGCTGCGCGCTCAGGGCCTGCTCGACGGCCTGCTCGACACGGTCACCAGCCGACCGGTCGCCACCGTCGACCCCGGCCTGCGGGACGCCCTGCGCCTGGGCACCTACCAGCTGCTGCGGACCAGGGTCCCGGCGCGGGCCGCCGTCGGCACCACCGTCGACCTGGTCCGGGCGACCGCCGGCGAGCGGCCGGTCCGGTTCGCGAACGCCGTGCTGCGCCGGGTCGCCGACCGGGTGGCCGAGACCGGCGGCGACATCGCCACGATGCTGTCCGCGCCCGCCTTCGACCGCGACCCGTTCGGCCACCTCGCCGTGGTGACCGCCCATCCGCGCTGGATCGTCGAGGTCTTCGCCGACGCGCTCGACGGCGACCTCGACGAGACCCGCGCGGCGCTGCAGGCCGACGACACCCGCCCGGCCGTCCACCTCGTCGCCCCGCCGGACCAGCTCAGCCGGGACGAACTGCTCGCCGAGGTGCACGAGGCGGGCCTCGCCGGCGAGCCGGGCCGGTACTCGCCGTTCGCCGTCGTCCTCGCCGGCGGTGACCCCGGCGCGCTGCCGGCGGTGGCCGCCCACCGGGCCGCCGTGCAGGACGAGGGCAGCCAGCTGGTGGCGCTGGCGCTGGCCCGCACCCCGACCGTCGGCCCGGACAGCGGCGTCACCGTCGACCTGTGCGCCGGCCCCGGCGGCAAGGCCGCGCTGCTGGCCGCGCTTCTCACCTCGGGCCAGGTCGGCGAGACCCTCGGGCTGCCGGAGCCCGCGCTGCTGGCCTTCGAGCCGCGGGCGTCCCGCGCGGGACTCGTCGCCGCCGCGCTGGCCGGCCGGCCGGGCGCGTTCGCGGTGCGGGCCGACGGGCGGTATCCACCGCTGCCGGCTGGCCGGGTCGACCGGGTGCTCGTGGATGCGCCGTGCACCGGCCTGGGCGCGCTGCGCCGCCGGCCGGAGGCGCGCTGGCGCAAGCTCGCCTCCGACGCGACGGCGCTCGCCCGGCTGCAGCGCCAGCTGCTGGTCAGTGCGCTCGACCTGGTCCGGCCCGGTGGGGTCGTCGCCTACGTGACCTGCTCGCCGCACCCCGCGGAGTCCGTCGAGGTGGTCGCCTCCGTGGTCGAGCAGCGCGACGCCGTCACCCTGCTCGACGCCCGCCAGTCCCTGCCGGGCGTCCCCGCTCTCGGCGAAGGCCCGTTCGTGCAACTGTGGCCACACCGCCACGGCACCGACGCGATGTTCCTCGCCCTGCTACGCCGGGACAGCTGA
- a CDS encoding riboflavin synthase, whose amino-acid sequence MFTGIVEELGTVAAVTEHATAAELTIGSTAVLEDVRHGASIAVNGVCLTVTSFTPPGEVDPRTGTRVFTADVMLETLRRSALGALTAGDRVNLERPVRLADRLGGHLVQGHVDGVGTIADRAPDEHWEVVRIALPAGLDRYLVEKGSITVDGVSLTVVDVTPATADLPASFTVSLIPTTLADTTLGARNVGALVNLEVDVVAKYVEKLAAPVLGQVAGAVLGQLPTTVGRLDPSPQLPAPPVGPPRADSPEAARPTAASLKGADR is encoded by the coding sequence ATGTTCACCGGCATCGTCGAGGAACTCGGCACTGTCGCCGCGGTCACCGAGCACGCCACCGCGGCCGAGCTGACCATCGGCTCCACGGCCGTACTGGAAGACGTGCGCCACGGCGCGTCGATCGCCGTCAACGGCGTCTGTCTCACTGTCACCTCCTTCACGCCGCCGGGCGAGGTCGATCCGCGCACCGGCACCCGCGTCTTCACCGCCGACGTGATGCTGGAGACGCTGCGGCGCTCGGCGCTCGGCGCGCTGACGGCCGGCGACCGGGTCAACCTGGAACGCCCGGTGCGCCTCGCCGACCGGCTCGGCGGCCACCTGGTCCAGGGGCACGTCGACGGCGTCGGCACGATCGCCGACCGAGCGCCGGACGAGCACTGGGAGGTCGTGCGGATCGCGCTGCCGGCCGGGCTCGACCGCTACCTCGTCGAGAAGGGCTCCATCACCGTCGACGGCGTGAGCCTCACCGTCGTCGACGTCACACCCGCCACCGCCGACCTGCCCGCGTCGTTCACCGTGAGCCTGATCCCGACGACACTCGCCGACACGACGCTGGGCGCCCGGAATGTCGGCGCGCTGGTGAACCTTGAGGTCGACGTCGTCGCCAAGTACGTGGAGAAGCTCGCCGCTCCCGTCCTCGGCCAGGTGGCCGGCGCGGTTCTCGGCCAGCTGCCCACCACGGTGGGGCGACTGGACCCGTCCCCGCAGTTGCCCGCACCACCCGTCGGCCCGCCGCGGGCGGACTCGCCCGAGGCCGCCCGCCCGACGGCCGCCAGCCTGAAGGGAGCCGACCGATGA
- a CDS encoding dCMP deaminase, with amino-acid sequence MAAETHAAETGAGDADGHWLEYAVELALRCPPSRTAFSVGAVIVGPDGATVLAEGWSRAGDPRDHAEEAALRGFAPGDPRLAGATLYSSLEPCSARASRPRTCTELTLAAGIGRVVFAWREPALFVDCQGAELLAAAGVTVVERPDLAAGVRAANAHLLAD; translated from the coding sequence GTGGCTGCCGAGACGCATGCCGCCGAGACGGGCGCGGGCGACGCCGACGGGCACTGGCTGGAGTACGCCGTTGAGCTGGCCCTGCGGTGCCCGCCCTCGCGGACGGCCTTCTCGGTCGGCGCGGTGATCGTCGGCCCGGACGGCGCGACGGTGCTCGCCGAGGGCTGGTCCCGGGCGGGCGACCCGCGTGACCACGCGGAGGAGGCGGCCCTGCGCGGCTTCGCGCCCGGCGACCCGCGGCTGGCCGGCGCCACCCTCTACAGCTCGCTGGAGCCGTGCAGCGCGCGGGCCTCCAGGCCAAGGACCTGCACCGAGCTGACACTGGCCGCAGGCATCGGCCGGGTCGTCTTCGCCTGGCGTGAGCCGGCGCTCTTCGTCGACTGTCAGGGCGCCGAACTGCTCGCCGCCGCCGGCGTCACGGTCGTCGAGCGGCCCGACCTCGCGGCCGGCGTACGCGCGGCCAACGCCCACCTGCTCGCCGACTGA
- the def gene encoding peptide deformylase, producing MAVRDIRLFGDPVLRTKAEQVTTFDKELRKLVNDLGETMWEASGAGLAAPQLGVSLRVFTFLDDDDEIDHLINPVLGPFSEELQDGEEGCLSLPGLSFELKRPERVLAIGQNMYGDPVQVEGSGIVSRCLQHETDHLDGILFIDKLDRETKKAAMKAIREAEWANQPTPVVKASPHPLFGRAL from the coding sequence TTGGCCGTCCGTGACATTCGCCTCTTCGGAGATCCGGTCTTGCGGACGAAGGCCGAGCAGGTGACGACCTTCGACAAGGAGCTGCGCAAGCTCGTCAACGATCTCGGCGAGACGATGTGGGAGGCGAGCGGCGCCGGCCTCGCCGCGCCGCAGCTCGGCGTCTCGCTGCGGGTCTTCACCTTCCTCGACGACGACGACGAGATCGACCACCTGATCAACCCGGTGCTCGGCCCGTTCTCCGAGGAGCTGCAGGACGGCGAGGAGGGCTGCCTGTCGCTGCCCGGCCTGTCGTTCGAGCTGAAGCGGCCCGAGCGGGTGCTCGCGATCGGCCAGAACATGTACGGCGACCCGGTCCAGGTCGAGGGCTCCGGCATCGTCTCCCGCTGCCTGCAGCACGAGACCGACCACCTCGACGGCATCCTGTTCATCGACAAGCTGGACCGCGAGACCAAGAAGGCCGCGATGAAGGCCATCCGCGAGGCGGAGTGGGCCAACCAGCCCACCCCCGTGGTCAAAGCCTCCCCCCACCCCCTGTTCGGCCGCGCCCTCTAG
- a CDS encoding MinD/ParA family ATP-binding protein encodes MLVGGFGGGSGRTTVAVGLGMALAALRGGRVVAVDACPDQGGPLADRAGVPGRGVGLRELAATPSVGSLTEARRFLATAGDSGLEVLPGLRDLTGPGLTAAEAAWVVDLLERLFPTLVIDGPPGWTQPVPAVLLARADTVVLTARAEPVARNRRGLARTAGAEPTRFTEVGCAQDALTALASARADLPGGAVVAYVETMPGSAGPASARAGSRARARFRGGPAEPPELVETVHATVTIPFDPTLSGGAPLVWEQLRPRTREAFMLLAETVDEAPLGPVDPARAQSQSQAPAIPGPGARPGSRSRLDPPDTPTVPSSRADRP; translated from the coding sequence GTGCTCGTCGGTGGATTCGGCGGCGGCAGCGGGCGGACCACCGTCGCGGTCGGCCTCGGGATGGCGCTGGCCGCCCTGCGGGGTGGCCGGGTGGTCGCCGTCGATGCCTGCCCCGACCAGGGCGGCCCGCTCGCGGACCGCGCCGGCGTTCCCGGCCGCGGCGTCGGCCTGCGCGAGCTTGCTGCCACCCCGTCGGTCGGGTCGCTCACCGAGGCCCGCCGATTCCTGGCGACGGCCGGCGATTCCGGTCTGGAGGTGCTGCCCGGGCTGCGCGACCTCACCGGCCCCGGGCTGACCGCCGCGGAGGCTGCCTGGGTGGTCGACCTGCTCGAACGGCTCTTCCCGACGTTGGTCATCGACGGCCCGCCCGGCTGGACCCAGCCCGTGCCGGCGGTGCTGCTGGCCCGCGCGGACACGGTCGTGCTCACCGCGCGGGCCGAGCCTGTCGCGCGCAACCGGCGGGGCCTCGCGCGGACGGCGGGCGCCGAGCCGACGCGGTTCACCGAGGTCGGCTGCGCCCAGGACGCGCTGACCGCGTTGGCCTCGGCGCGGGCCGACCTGCCGGGTGGTGCCGTCGTCGCCTACGTCGAGACGATGCCCGGGTCCGCCGGACCGGCGTCGGCCCGCGCAGGATCTCGGGCCCGTGCCCGGTTCCGCGGTGGGCCGGCGGAGCCGCCGGAGCTGGTCGAGACCGTGCACGCGACGGTGACGATCCCGTTCGACCCGACGCTCTCGGGCGGCGCGCCCCTGGTCTGGGAGCAGCTGCGCCCGCGTACCCGGGAGGCGTTCATGCTGCTCGCCGAGACGGTCGACGAGGCCCCGCTCGGCCCCGTGGACCCGGCTCGGGCGCAGTCCCAGTCCCAGGCTCCGGCGATCCCAGGCCCGGGGGCCCGGCCGGGCTCGCGGTCGCGGCTCGATCCGCCTGACACGCCCACCGTGCCCAGCTCGCGCGCCGACCGCCCCTGA
- a CDS encoding primosomal protein N' produces the protein MDLLPGLDLPGGDLSAAAVPPGQQPPGERPPGERPPGGQPPAGQDSARRPPGRATADGGGRAAEPAGQRPTRKRPASRDAEISSELPVARVAAMVGFAHLDRPFDYLVPASMAADAVPGARVRVRFAGRLVDGFVLERLERSDHDGRLAPLAKVISPEPVLSAPVARLARAVADRYAGTLADVLRLAIPPRHAAAERASTVPAVTSRQPAPSATQAPGSESLDAPPPGVASTEAPPGAAPPGEAEPAAAPAPVEPEEWRRYPAGPSLLAALTAGRAPRAVWWAPPGPAWPAMITTAARATLAGGRGVLVVVPDHRDVDRLADVLTAELAATGAEKPLVAVLRADLGPAERYRRFLAVARGEARVVVGTRAAGFAPVADLGLIVVWDDGDDLHAEPRAPYPHTRDVAALRSHLEDTALLVGGHAPSADAETLTRSGWAHPLVLPRDTVRALAPLVRATGSDWEAARDEAARMARIPSLAARTAREALAAGHPVLVQVPRRGYQPSLACASCRRPARCAHCHGPLGRPAGGRVPVCGWCGRPAPTADATEPGAAGAVGTARAGRTVGRGPAARSVPGVAWACPACGDTRLRVSVTGDRRTAEELGRAFPGVALRTSGRDEVLATVSAAPALVVATPGAEPVAEGGYGAVLLLDGWAMLGRPDLRAGEETLRRWANAAALARPGPAGGRVVVVADEGLAPVQALIRWDPAWFVAREADDRAELGFPPAARIAAVEGTAPTLREFLAAAALPPDAEILGPVPVASPPHRPAGDPATGRGEPESDGGPRERLLVRVPRKEGAELADALRAAHGVLDARRAAAGLRVQLDPVVLG, from the coding sequence ATGGACCTGCTGCCCGGGCTCGACCTGCCCGGCGGCGACCTGTCCGCGGCAGCGGTGCCGCCCGGCCAGCAGCCCCCTGGCGAGCGGCCCCCTGGCGAGCGGCCCCCTGGGGGTCAGCCGCCCGCAGGCCAGGACTCCGCGCGCCGGCCGCCAGGGCGGGCGACGGCCGACGGTGGTGGCCGCGCCGCCGAGCCAGCGGGTCAACGGCCCACGCGCAAGCGCCCGGCCAGCCGGGACGCGGAGATCTCCAGCGAGCTGCCGGTGGCCCGGGTGGCGGCCATGGTCGGGTTCGCCCATCTGGACCGGCCGTTCGACTACCTCGTCCCGGCCTCGATGGCCGCCGACGCCGTGCCCGGCGCGCGGGTGCGGGTCCGGTTCGCGGGGCGGCTCGTCGACGGCTTCGTACTGGAGCGGCTGGAGCGCTCGGACCATGACGGCAGGCTCGCCCCGCTGGCCAAGGTGATCTCCCCGGAACCGGTGCTGTCCGCGCCGGTGGCCCGGCTGGCCAGGGCCGTCGCCGACCGCTACGCGGGCACCCTCGCCGACGTCCTGCGCCTCGCGATCCCGCCCCGGCACGCCGCGGCCGAACGGGCGTCCACCGTCCCGGCCGTGACCTCGAGGCAACCGGCTCCCTCGGCCACCCAAGCGCCGGGCTCGGAGTCGCTCGACGCCCCGCCGCCGGGCGTGGCCTCGACCGAGGCCCCGCCGGGCGCCGCGCCGCCGGGCGAGGCCGAACCCGCCGCGGCGCCGGCGCCGGTCGAGCCGGAGGAATGGCGGCGCTACCCGGCCGGTCCCAGCCTGCTGGCCGCGCTCACCGCGGGACGTGCGCCGCGCGCGGTGTGGTGGGCGCCGCCCGGCCCGGCCTGGCCGGCGATGATCACGACGGCCGCGCGCGCGACCTTGGCTGGCGGGCGCGGCGTCCTGGTGGTCGTTCCGGATCATCGGGACGTCGACCGGCTCGCCGATGTCCTCACCGCCGAGCTGGCCGCCACCGGGGCCGAGAAGCCGCTGGTCGCGGTGCTGCGAGCCGACCTCGGGCCGGCCGAGCGCTACCGCCGGTTCCTGGCCGTGGCCCGGGGCGAGGCCCGGGTCGTGGTCGGTACGCGGGCGGCCGGGTTCGCCCCCGTCGCCGACCTGGGCCTGATCGTCGTCTGGGACGACGGGGACGACCTGCACGCCGAGCCCCGCGCTCCCTACCCGCATACCCGGGACGTGGCGGCGCTGCGCAGCCACCTGGAGGACACGGCCCTGCTCGTCGGCGGGCACGCGCCGTCCGCTGACGCCGAGACGCTGACCCGCTCCGGCTGGGCGCACCCGCTGGTCCTGCCCAGGGACACGGTCCGGGCGCTGGCCCCGCTGGTCCGGGCGACCGGGTCGGACTGGGAGGCGGCCCGTGACGAGGCCGCCCGGATGGCGCGCATCCCGTCGCTGGCGGCCCGGACGGCCCGGGAGGCGCTGGCCGCCGGCCATCCCGTGCTCGTGCAGGTGCCGCGACGCGGCTACCAGCCGTCGCTCGCGTGCGCGTCCTGCCGCCGCCCGGCCCGCTGCGCGCACTGCCACGGCCCGCTGGGCCGGCCCGCCGGCGGGCGCGTCCCGGTCTGCGGCTGGTGCGGCCGCCCCGCGCCCACGGCGGACGCCACCGAGCCCGGCGCGGCCGGCGCCGTGGGAACGGCCCGGGCAGGCAGGACGGTCGGTAGAGGCCCGGCGGCCCGCTCGGTGCCCGGCGTGGCGTGGGCATGCCCGGCCTGTGGGGACACCCGGCTACGGGTGTCGGTGACGGGTGACCGGCGCACCGCCGAGGAGCTGGGTCGAGCCTTCCCCGGGGTCGCGCTTCGGACCTCCGGGCGCGACGAGGTGCTCGCCACCGTCTCGGCGGCCCCCGCGCTGGTCGTCGCCACACCCGGGGCCGAGCCGGTCGCCGAGGGCGGCTACGGCGCGGTGCTGCTGCTCGACGGCTGGGCGATGCTCGGCCGCCCCGACCTGCGCGCGGGCGAGGAGACTCTGCGCCGCTGGGCGAACGCTGCCGCGCTCGCGCGGCCCGGGCCGGCCGGCGGCCGGGTCGTGGTCGTCGCCGACGAGGGCCTGGCCCCCGTGCAGGCGCTCATTCGCTGGGACCCGGCCTGGTTCGTCGCCAGGGAGGCGGACGACCGGGCCGAGCTGGGGTTCCCCCCGGCGGCGCGGATCGCGGCCGTCGAGGGCACTGCGCCGACCCTGCGTGAGTTCCTGGCCGCCGCCGCTCTGCCGCCGGATGCCGAGATCCTCGGCCCGGTGCCGGTCGCCTCGCCGCCACACCGCCCAGCCGGCGACCCGGCCACCGGCCGGGGCGAGCCCGAGTCCGACGGCGGCCCGCGAGAGCGGCTGCTGGTCCGGGTTCCCCGCAAGGAGGGCGCCGAGCTGGCCGACGCGCTGCGCGCCGCGCACGGCGTCCTCGACGCCCGCCGAGCCGCCGCCGGCCTGCGCGTCCAGCTGGACCCCGTGGTGCTCGGCTGA
- a CDS encoding bifunctional 3,4-dihydroxy-2-butanone-4-phosphate synthase/GTP cyclohydrolase II produces MSATTVCATPPAEDLTSAFGTVEDAVAAIRAGRAVVVVDDADRENEGDLIFAAEMATPELVAFMVRHTSGVICAPLTEQETDRLDLGQMVPTNTERMGTAFTVSVDAREGVSTGISAADRAHTLRLLAGAATVSTDLSRPGHIFPLRAREGGVLRRPGHTEAAVDLARLAGLRPAGAICEIVNDDGTMARLPQLVVFAREHGLVLISIADLVAYRRRTEMQVVRVAEASLPTKYGAFRAIGYRGTLDGVEHVALIRGEIGDGAEVLVRVHSECLTGDVFGSLRCDCGAQLDAALRMVAAEGRGVVLYMRGHEGRGIGLMHKLAAYQLQDAGHDTVDANLALGLPADARDYGVGAQVLVDLGVRGMRLLTNNPAKRAGLEGYGLSIVERVPLPVAHTPENLRYLTTKRDRMGHDIPGLPELPDVVADAVAEAVAAAVPAVPVKVVAQAVAEAVATAADALDTDADARGEAADGATAGRGNVNGTSGNGTSGNGRVRGRLTGHRRVAEASRGGDGR; encoded by the coding sequence ATGAGCGCGACCACCGTGTGCGCGACACCGCCAGCCGAGGATCTGACCAGCGCCTTCGGCACGGTGGAGGACGCGGTGGCCGCGATCCGCGCCGGCCGGGCCGTCGTCGTCGTCGACGACGCGGACCGGGAGAACGAGGGCGACCTGATCTTCGCCGCCGAGATGGCGACGCCGGAGCTGGTCGCGTTCATGGTGCGCCACACCTCCGGGGTGATCTGCGCGCCGCTGACCGAGCAGGAGACCGACCGGCTCGACCTGGGCCAGATGGTCCCGACGAACACCGAGCGGATGGGCACGGCCTTCACCGTGTCGGTCGACGCCCGCGAGGGCGTCAGCACCGGGATCTCCGCCGCCGACCGGGCCCACACGCTGCGGCTGCTCGCCGGCGCCGCGACCGTGAGCACCGACCTGTCCAGGCCAGGCCACATCTTCCCGCTGCGTGCCCGCGAGGGCGGCGTGCTGCGCCGCCCCGGCCACACCGAGGCGGCCGTCGACCTGGCCCGGCTCGCCGGCCTGCGGCCCGCCGGGGCGATCTGCGAGATCGTCAACGACGACGGCACGATGGCCCGGCTGCCCCAGCTCGTCGTCTTCGCCCGCGAGCACGGGCTGGTCCTCATCTCGATCGCGGACCTGGTCGCCTACCGGCGGCGGACCGAGATGCAGGTCGTCCGTGTCGCGGAGGCGAGCCTGCCGACCAAGTACGGCGCCTTCCGCGCGATCGGCTACCGCGGCACGCTCGACGGGGTCGAGCACGTCGCGCTCATCCGTGGCGAGATCGGCGACGGCGCGGAGGTCCTGGTCCGGGTGCACAGCGAGTGCCTGACCGGAGACGTGTTCGGCTCGCTGCGCTGCGACTGCGGCGCCCAGCTGGACGCCGCGCTGCGGATGGTCGCCGCCGAGGGCCGCGGCGTCGTGCTCTACATGCGCGGGCACGAGGGCCGCGGCATCGGCCTCATGCACAAGCTCGCCGCCTACCAGCTGCAGGACGCCGGGCATGACACGGTCGACGCCAACCTGGCGCTGGGCCTGCCGGCCGATGCCCGGGACTACGGCGTCGGCGCGCAGGTCCTCGTCGACCTGGGCGTGCGGGGGATGCGGCTGCTGACCAACAACCCGGCCAAGCGGGCCGGGCTGGAGGGCTACGGGCTGAGCATCGTCGAGCGGGTCCCGCTGCCCGTCGCGCACACACCGGAGAACCTGCGCTACCTCACCACCAAGCGGGACCGGATGGGCCACGACATCCCTGGCCTTCCTGAGCTGCCCGATGTGGTGGCGGACGCTGTCGCGGAGGCGGTCGCCGCCGCGGTGCCCGCCGTCCCGGTCAAGGTGGTCGCGCAGGCCGTGGCCGAGGCGGTCGCCACCGCCGCCGACGCCCTGGACACGGACGCCGACGCCCGCGGCGAGGCGGCCGACGGCGCGACCGCCGGGCGTGGGAACGTCAACGGCACCAGTGGCAATGGCACCAGTGGCAACGGGCGAGTTCGCGGGCGGCTCACCGGTCACCGTCGGGTGGCCGAGGCCAGCCGAGGAGGGGACGGTCGGTGA
- the ribH gene encoding 6,7-dimethyl-8-ribityllumazine synthase, translating into MSGFGAPQEVLPEASEVRLGIVATRWHSEITDALLEGALRAAQDVKLVVEPTVVRVAGAVELPVVADRLAAHHDAVVALGVVIRGGTPHFDYVCKYVTEGLLRVSLDNGVPVGFGVLTCDTVEQARDRAGLPGSVEDKGREAALAALETALVLTELQPLA; encoded by the coding sequence GTGAGTGGGTTCGGGGCACCACAGGAGGTGCTGCCGGAGGCGTCCGAGGTACGCCTCGGGATCGTCGCCACCCGGTGGCACAGTGAGATCACCGACGCGCTGCTGGAGGGCGCGCTGCGCGCCGCGCAGGACGTGAAGCTCGTGGTCGAGCCGACCGTCGTCCGGGTGGCGGGCGCCGTCGAGCTGCCGGTCGTCGCCGACCGGCTGGCGGCCCATCACGACGCGGTGGTCGCGCTCGGGGTGGTCATCCGCGGTGGCACCCCCCATTTCGACTACGTCTGCAAGTACGTCACCGAGGGACTGCTGCGGGTCAGCCTCGACAACGGCGTGCCCGTCGGCTTCGGCGTGCTCACCTGCGACACGGTCGAGCAGGCCAGGGACCGGGCCGGCCTGCCCGGATCCGTGGAGGACAAGGGCCGTGAGGCGGCCCTCGCGGCCCTCGAGACCGCCCTCGTGCTCACCGAGCTCCAGCCGCTCGCCTGA
- the fmt gene encoding methionyl-tRNA formyltransferase, producing MRLVFAGTPAVAIPSLRRLLDSPRHEVAAVVTRPDRPAGRGRHLARSPVAELADEAGVEVLAPERPRDPDFLSRLTAIAPDCAPVVAYGALLPKAALDIPRHGWVNLHFSLLPAYRGAAPVQRAVLAGEDITGASVFQIEEGLDSGPVFGTLTERVRARDTSGDLLERLAVVGSELLLATMDGIEDGVLEPRPQPADGVTIAPKLTVEEVRVDWTLPDFAIDRLVRAATPAPGPWTTFRGARVKLGPVRPAAGAVQTPLPPGQLVVAGKDTVAVGTGTTAVLLGEVRPEGKAPMPAAAWARGIRPTDGEAFA from the coding sequence ATGCGACTCGTCTTCGCCGGCACGCCGGCGGTGGCCATCCCCAGCCTGCGCCGGCTGCTCGACAGCCCGCGCCACGAGGTGGCCGCCGTCGTGACGAGGCCGGACCGGCCAGCCGGCCGGGGCCGCCACCTCGCCCGGTCGCCGGTCGCCGAGCTGGCGGACGAGGCCGGCGTCGAGGTCCTCGCGCCGGAACGGCCGCGCGACCCGGACTTCCTGAGCCGCCTTACCGCGATCGCCCCGGACTGCGCCCCGGTAGTCGCCTACGGCGCGCTGCTGCCCAAGGCCGCGCTGGACATCCCGCGACACGGCTGGGTCAACCTGCACTTCTCGCTGCTGCCCGCCTACCGCGGCGCCGCGCCGGTCCAGCGGGCCGTCCTGGCCGGCGAGGACATCACCGGCGCGAGCGTCTTCCAGATCGAGGAGGGCCTCGACTCTGGCCCGGTCTTCGGCACTCTGACCGAACGGGTCCGCGCCCGTGACACCTCCGGCGACCTGCTCGAACGGCTCGCCGTGGTCGGCTCGGAGCTGCTGCTCGCGACGATGGACGGGATCGAGGACGGCGTTTTGGAGCCACGGCCGCAGCCGGCCGACGGCGTCACGATCGCGCCGAAGCTCACGGTCGAGGAGGTCCGGGTCGACTGGACGCTGCCCGACTTCGCGATCGACCGGCTGGTCCGGGCCGCCACCCCGGCACCCGGTCCCTGGACGACCTTCCGGGGCGCCCGCGTCAAGCTCGGCCCGGTCCGCCCGGCCGCCGGGGCCGTCCAGACCCCGCTGCCGCCGGGGCAGCTCGTCGTCGCCGGCAAGGACACCGTCGCGGTCGGCACCGGAACCACCGCGGTGCTGCTCGGCGAGGTCCGCCCGGAAGGCAAGGCACCGATGCCCGCCGCGGCCTGGGCCCGCGGCATCCGCCCCACCGACGGCGAGGCCTTCGCGTGA
- the rpe gene encoding ribulose-phosphate 3-epimerase translates to MAIAQIYPSLLAADFGRIADAARAVEGRADWLHVDVMDYHFVPNLAFSGDTVTALRAATETPLDCHLMISDPDRWAPGFAERGAANVTIHAEAVENLPRTTEAIRAAGARTGLAVKPATPVEGYADDLHRFDLLLLMTIEPGFGGQTFMDSVLPKIQAARRLLDQRGLDLWLQIDGGVNAETIERAAAAGVDVFVAGTAVYGLADPGAAVEALRAQALRASPRLAPPRREMPERATTA, encoded by the coding sequence GTGGCCATCGCGCAGATCTATCCCAGCCTGCTCGCCGCGGACTTCGGCCGGATCGCGGACGCGGCCCGGGCGGTCGAGGGCCGGGCGGACTGGCTGCACGTCGACGTCATGGACTATCACTTCGTCCCCAACCTGGCCTTCTCCGGCGACACCGTCACCGCGCTGCGCGCCGCGACCGAGACGCCGCTGGACTGCCACCTGATGATCTCCGACCCGGACCGCTGGGCCCCGGGCTTCGCGGAGCGGGGCGCGGCGAACGTCACCATCCACGCCGAGGCGGTCGAGAACCTGCCGCGGACCACCGAGGCGATCCGCGCCGCCGGCGCCCGCACCGGTCTCGCCGTCAAGCCGGCCACGCCGGTCGAGGGCTACGCCGACGACCTGCACCGCTTCGACCTGCTGCTGCTGATGACGATCGAGCCGGGCTTCGGCGGCCAGACGTTCATGGACAGCGTGCTGCCGAAGATCCAGGCGGCCAGGCGGCTGCTGGACCAGCGCGGCCTGGACCTGTGGCTGCAGATCGACGGCGGCGTCAACGCGGAGACGATCGAGCGGGCCGCCGCCGCCGGGGTGGACGTGTTCGTGGCCGGCACCGCCGTCTACGGCCTCGCGGACCCGGGCGCGGCCGTCGAGGCGCTGCGGGCGCAGGCGCTGCGCGCTTCGCCGCGGCTCGCTCCGCCCCGTCGGGAGATGCCCGAACGGGCGACGACGGCCTGA